A section of the Methanoregula formicica SMSP genome encodes:
- a CDS encoding ferritin-like domain-containing protein: MKPEDAKKILSLAIDREVEAYTFYRNVADKVKDKALKSLFDELAGEEKKHREFLQGFLAKDVSKMKFAAGHDYKVGDTLPSPKLTMDLKPLDGLVLAIKKELEAMQMYTQFAKAAADVETQLLFTQLANMERGHKARLEDIYTNMAFPETWG; encoded by the coding sequence ATGAAACCCGAAGATGCAAAGAAGATCCTGTCACTGGCTATTGACCGTGAAGTAGAAGCCTACACGTTCTACCGCAATGTCGCCGACAAGGTAAAAGACAAAGCCTTGAAGTCTCTCTTTGACGAACTTGCCGGAGAAGAGAAGAAACACCGCGAGTTCCTGCAGGGCTTCCTGGCAAAAGATGTCAGCAAGATGAAGTTCGCTGCAGGTCATGATTACAAGGTCGGAGACACCCTCCCGTCACCCAAGCTGACAATGGACTTGAAGCCACTCGATGGCCTTGTCCTTGCTATCAAGAAAGAACTTGAGGCAATGCAGATGTATACCCAGTTTGCCAAGGCTGCTGCAGATGTGGAAACCCAGTTACTCTTCACCCAGCTGGCAAACATGGAGCGGGGGCACAAGGCCCGGCTTGAGGATATTTACACCAACATGGCATTCCCCGAAACCTGGGGATAA
- a CDS encoding Coenzyme F420 hydrogenase/dehydrogenase, beta subunit C-terminal domain: MTKKGDMLYAWTSDAEIQKKAELGGAVTALWKYALENKVVDAVFVVTKGVDLYDAVPVLITDPKDLAKTAGSLHCGTLLMAKLVKKFLNGATDKKIGVTVKGCDAMAFYELAKRKQINLDNIIMIGVNCGGSVSPVIARKMIKEKYDVDPEKVHKEEIDKGQFIIEYEGGHKGISVDELEEAGYGRRSNCRRCKMKIPRQADLACGNWGVIGPKAGKATFIEVCSEKGANLIDGAKKKGILETEAPNPKGLEIRGKVEGAMLKLGEKWRKHDFEALGEGKDRLKKIMSETSRCIKCYQCIDVCPICYCVDCTTKNPAYVPPGELPVNFMFHLIRYAHIASSCVNCGQCEEVCAAEIPNALIMHSQQVEMEKMFGHTPGQDMELPILAYAEEREERSRLHNTGSDMIYLNVFNPMDKKH; this comes from the coding sequence ATGACCAAGAAAGGCGACATGCTCTATGCATGGACCAGTGACGCAGAGATCCAGAAGAAGGCCGAACTCGGTGGTGCGGTCACCGCACTCTGGAAGTATGCCCTCGAGAACAAGGTTGTTGACGCAGTCTTCGTCGTCACCAAGGGTGTCGATCTCTACGATGCAGTTCCGGTACTCATCACCGACCCCAAGGACCTTGCCAAGACCGCCGGGTCGCTCCACTGCGGTACGCTCCTCATGGCAAAGCTTGTCAAGAAGTTCCTTAACGGGGCTACCGACAAGAAGATCGGTGTCACCGTCAAGGGCTGCGACGCAATGGCATTCTACGAACTCGCCAAGAGGAAGCAGATCAACCTTGACAACATCATCATGATCGGTGTCAACTGCGGTGGATCGGTCAGCCCGGTCATTGCCCGCAAGATGATCAAGGAGAAGTACGATGTTGACCCCGAGAAGGTCCACAAGGAAGAGATCGACAAGGGCCAGTTCATCATCGAGTACGAGGGAGGCCACAAGGGCATCTCCGTTGACGAGCTCGAAGAAGCAGGCTATGGCCGCAGGTCCAACTGCCGCCGCTGCAAGATGAAGATCCCCCGCCAGGCGGACCTTGCCTGCGGGAACTGGGGTGTCATCGGGCCCAAGGCCGGAAAGGCAACCTTTATCGAGGTCTGCTCCGAGAAGGGTGCAAACCTTATCGACGGCGCAAAGAAGAAGGGCATCCTTGAGACCGAAGCTCCCAACCCCAAGGGTCTTGAGATCCGCGGAAAGGTCGAGGGCGCAATGCTCAAGCTCGGCGAAAAGTGGCGCAAGCACGACTTCGAGGCACTCGGCGAGGGCAAGGACCGGTTAAAGAAGATCATGTCCGAAACCTCCCGGTGCATCAAGTGCTACCAGTGCATTGACGTCTGCCCGATCTGCTACTGTGTCGACTGCACGACCAAGAACCCGGCCTATGTCCCGCCCGGCGAGCTCCCGGTCAACTTCATGTTCCACCTGATCCGGTACGCCCACATCGCATCGAGCTGCGTCAACTGCGGCCAGTGCGAGGAAGTCTGCGCAGCCGAGATCCCGAATGCACTCATCATGCACTCCCAGCAGGTCGAGATGGAGAAGATGTTCGGCCACACCCCCGGGCAGGACATGGAACTTCCGATCCTTGCATATGCTGAGGAAAGGGAGGAACGCTCACGGTTGCACAACACCGGTAGCGACATGATCTACCTCAACGTCTTCAACCCGATGGACAAGAAACACTAA